A single genomic interval of Candidatus Eisenbacteria bacterium harbors:
- a CDS encoding (Fe-S)-binding protein encodes MKDTVEAIKATSARLCLDCGKCTAVCPVSRVNGCFSPRRIVANAVSGDKEALKNEGIWHCLTCKLCSERCPSDVDYVDLTKVVRIDAYSGGEEAVCAHGSAFQLLMRIMTTPDLEQNRLGWLTKDLKVSDKSEYLYFVGCLPFFDAFFEDLKADPVRIARSTLKILNAMGIEPMVLSDERCCGHDLLWAGDVKSFEMLARHNIERIRATGAKKVVTACPECAATLKLYYADFAGALPFEVYHLSELLDKSLASGQLKLEKSDKQVTFQDPCRLGRFLGVYEQPRNLLEALFGGGFKDMRRSGNASICCGTSGWIHCGVASKAIQTDRLREARHGGATLLATACAKCKIHFMCAMKDVGFPEEAKIQVEDLTVLVASALRQ; translated from the coding sequence GTGAAAGACACTGTTGAAGCCATAAAGGCCACTAGCGCGCGGCTCTGCCTTGATTGCGGCAAGTGCACGGCGGTCTGCCCCGTTTCTCGTGTCAACGGGTGCTTCTCGCCACGGCGCATAGTGGCGAACGCCGTCTCTGGCGACAAAGAGGCGCTCAAGAACGAAGGCATATGGCATTGCCTCACCTGTAAACTTTGCAGTGAAAGGTGTCCGTCCGACGTCGACTACGTTGATCTCACAAAAGTGGTGCGCATAGACGCGTATAGCGGCGGCGAGGAGGCAGTCTGCGCTCACGGAAGTGCGTTCCAACTCTTGATGAGAATCATGACGACTCCAGATCTGGAGCAGAACAGACTCGGCTGGCTGACCAAGGACCTCAAGGTATCAGACAAGTCAGAGTACCTCTACTTTGTGGGATGCCTTCCCTTTTTCGACGCATTTTTTGAGGACTTGAAGGCCGATCCCGTTAGGATCGCTCGCTCGACGCTGAAGATTCTCAATGCCATGGGAATCGAACCGATGGTTCTCTCCGACGAACGCTGTTGCGGCCACGACTTGCTGTGGGCGGGCGACGTGAAGAGTTTCGAAATGTTGGCCAGACACAACATCGAGAGAATCAGGGCCACGGGCGCAAAGAAAGTCGTCACGGCGTGCCCCGAATGCGCCGCAACCCTCAAGCTTTACTATGCGGATTTTGCAGGCGCCTTGCCGTTTGAGGTTTACCATCTGAGCGAACTTCTTGACAAGAGCCTCGCTTCTGGACAGCTCAAGTTAGAGAAGAGCGACAAGCAGGTCACGTTTCAGGATCCATGCAGATTGGGGCGATTCCTCGGCGTTTACGAGCAGCCGAGAAATCTGCTGGAGGCTCTCTTCGGAGGCGGCTTCAAGGACATGCGCCGCTCGGGAAATGCCTCGATATGCTGCGGCACCAGCGGCTGGATTCACTGCGGCGTCGCCTCCAAGGCCATTCAGACCGACAGACTGAGAGAAGCCCGGCACGGCGGGGCGACTCTCCTTGCCACAGCATGCGCCAAGTGTAAGATTCACTTTATGTGCGCCATGAAGGACGTTGGCTTCCCCGAAGAAGCAAAGATCCAGGTAGAGGATTTGACTGTACTGGTTGCCTCTGCGCTAAGGCAGTGA
- a CDS encoding 2-oxoacid:ferredoxin oxidoreductase subunit beta, translating into MNERHPMDQLLREDRIPHIWCSGCGLGTCLAALISSIQESGIPLDKMCVVSGIGCTGRVAGYLKMDSFHTTHGRAIPFAAGLHLANPSLKIIVVSGDGDLIAIGGNHFIHAARRNLDMTVVCVNNFNYGMTGGQGGPTTPLGSRTTTTPYGNYEFPFSIPYLAAASGASYVARWTALDTRRLTKSLGEAIHKRGFSVVEIISPCPTLFNRLNKQGTGLDVLRSYQQNSVIQHGADPAKVAIEKDGKIIVGKFVDIERPTFLDLVKERLGDKFKIPWEKPDPVHVTVPSADE; encoded by the coding sequence ATGAATGAACGGCATCCGATGGATCAACTCTTGAGGGAGGACAGAATCCCGCACATTTGGTGTTCAGGCTGCGGCCTTGGGACCTGTCTTGCGGCTCTCATTTCTTCGATTCAGGAGTCTGGTATTCCACTCGACAAGATGTGCGTTGTGTCTGGAATCGGCTGCACTGGCCGCGTGGCCGGATATCTCAAAATGGATTCGTTTCACACCACGCATGGAAGGGCGATTCCATTTGCAGCGGGTCTTCACTTGGCAAACCCGTCCCTCAAGATCATAGTTGTCTCCGGAGATGGCGACTTGATCGCAATTGGAGGCAATCATTTCATCCACGCGGCCAGACGCAATCTTGACATGACCGTTGTATGCGTCAACAACTTCAACTACGGAATGACCGGAGGCCAGGGCGGGCCAACGACACCGCTTGGATCAAGGACGACCACGACTCCTTATGGCAACTATGAGTTTCCTTTCAGCATCCCCTATCTCGCAGCGGCCAGTGGTGCCTCCTACGTCGCCCGTTGGACCGCTCTTGATACGAGAAGGCTGACCAAGTCGCTCGGGGAGGCCATCCACAAGAGAGGCTTCAGCGTGGTCGAGATAATATCCCCCTGCCCCACTCTGTTCAACCGGCTTAACAAGCAGGGCACGGGGCTCGACGTTCTGAGGAGCTACCAGCAGAACTCCGTCATCCAGCACGGAGCCGATCCGGCCAAGGTGGCCATTGAGAAGGACGGGAAGATCATAGTCGGCAAGTTCGTGGACATAGAGCGTCCCACTTTTCTGGATCTGGTCAAGGAAAGACTGGGAGACAAGTTCAAGATTCCGTGGGAGAAACCTGACCCGGTGCACGTCACGGTCCCCAGCGCGGATGAGTAG
- the thiE gene encoding thiamine phosphate synthase, with amino-acid sequence MSRRIDVSLYAIIDEDCVGGRNLGTCASELVRAGASVVQYRAKNLSSREFLLKALSIESAIRGSGVPLVINDRADIALLSGASGVHLGSDDIPPEKARQLLGPDRIIGVTVHDVQGAIRAEREGADYLGAASVFPTSTKGNVPLIGLGGLKDISSSVKIPVVAIGGLTLKTVGLVIEAGADGLAFISELWKNREPGKRAGELRAAIDSAYRLAR; translated from the coding sequence ATGAGTCGGAGGATTGACGTCAGTCTCTATGCAATAATAGACGAAGACTGCGTCGGTGGGCGCAACCTGGGCACTTGCGCAAGCGAGCTGGTGAGGGCAGGGGCCAGCGTCGTTCAATATCGCGCGAAGAATCTCTCGTCCAGAGAGTTCCTGTTGAAGGCGCTTTCGATCGAGAGCGCGATCAGAGGCAGTGGGGTGCCCCTCGTAATAAACGACAGAGCCGACATCGCGCTGCTGAGCGGCGCGAGCGGCGTTCATCTGGGAAGCGATGACATTCCGCCTGAAAAGGCGAGGCAGCTCCTCGGGCCTGATAGGATAATCGGCGTGACGGTGCACGACGTGCAAGGCGCCATTCGCGCTGAGCGCGAGGGAGCAGACTATTTGGGAGCCGCCTCCGTCTTTCCGACTTCCACGAAGGGCAACGTACCGCTAATCGGGTTAGGGGGGCTCAAGGACATCAGTTCAAGCGTCAAGATTCCGGTCGTTGCGATAGGCGGGCTCACGCTCAAGACAGTGGGGCTCGTAATAGAAGCAGGCGCCGATGGCCTTGCGTTCATTTCCGAACTCTGGAAAAACAGAGAACCAGGAAAAAGGGCAGGAGAGTTGCGCGCGGCGATAGATTCTGCCTACCGTCTCGCTCGGTAA
- a CDS encoding 2-oxoacid:acceptor oxidoreductase family protein produces the protein MARTELRFAGFGGQGIISAGYIVGKAASIYDKRQATLTQSYGPESRGGACSAGVVVSDTTVHYPHPVKPTVLVVMSQEACTKFESQLPDGAVMLIDEDLVKPLRLNKSVEIYGVKATRIAETLGKKIVANIVMLGFFTAVTKIVTLEAMKQAISTTVPPGTTDLNLAAMKQGYDHGLQVRP, from the coding sequence ATGGCAAGAACAGAGTTGAGATTTGCAGGCTTCGGCGGACAAGGAATAATCTCCGCCGGTTACATCGTCGGAAAAGCGGCTTCGATCTACGACAAGAGGCAAGCCACTCTGACCCAGAGTTACGGGCCGGAGTCCAGGGGCGGCGCTTGTAGCGCCGGCGTCGTCGTATCTGACACAACCGTCCACTACCCACACCCCGTGAAGCCCACCGTTCTGGTCGTAATGTCCCAGGAGGCTTGTACAAAGTTCGAATCGCAGCTTCCCGACGGAGCCGTGATGCTCATTGATGAAGACTTGGTGAAGCCGCTACGCCTGAACAAGAGTGTAGAGATCTACGGCGTGAAGGCGACGCGCATAGCAGAGACACTCGGAAAGAAGATTGTGGCAAACATCGTAATGCTCGGCTTCTTCACGGCAGTCACGAAGATTGTGACCCTCGAAGCCATGAAACAGGCCATCTCGACGACCGTGCCGCCGGGAACGACGGATTTGAATTTGGCGGCCATGAAACAGGGCTACGATCACGGCCTGCAAGTGAGGCCGTAG
- a CDS encoding hydrogenase iron-sulfur subunit — protein MRDKTDSLKAISPKEFIPRIVAFVCNWCSGVKGGSPGSPEGAANVRIVNVMCSGRVTPGLVLKAFELGADGVMVCGCEKGACHYSFGNERQVEMFETSRKLAGLIGLEHERLRVDWLSPDGGEGLCKAMTEFVEQVTLVGPSPLRKSGGIG, from the coding sequence ATGAGAGACAAAACAGATAGCTTGAAGGCAATTAGTCCAAAGGAGTTCATACCGCGAATCGTCGCGTTTGTGTGCAATTGGTGTTCCGGAGTCAAGGGAGGCTCGCCGGGCTCTCCGGAGGGTGCCGCCAATGTGCGCATAGTGAACGTGATGTGCTCCGGCAGAGTGACTCCCGGCCTCGTGCTCAAGGCATTCGAGCTTGGAGCAGATGGAGTCATGGTCTGCGGCTGCGAGAAGGGCGCTTGCCACTATTCTTTCGGCAACGAGCGGCAGGTCGAAATGTTCGAGACTTCAAGGAAACTTGCCGGCCTTATCGGCCTCGAGCATGAAAGGCTCAGGGTGGATTGGCTCTCCCCTGATGGAGGGGAAGGCTTGTGCAAAGCGATGACCGAGTTCGTGGAGCAGGTGACACTCGTCGGGCCAAGCCCACTTAGAAAATCGGGAGGAATAGGGTGA
- a CDS encoding 2-oxoacid:acceptor oxidoreductase subunit alpha produces MESEAGVLTGEHFLGGNEACAEGAIAAGCRFFAGYPITPSTEVAEHLAERLPEVGGIFIQMEDEIASMNAILGASWGGMKTMTATSGPGFSLMMENLGLGVMTETPCVLVNVQRGGPSTGLPTLVGQGDMMQARWGSHGPYEIIALSPSSPQEFYDFTIKAFNLSEQWRVPVLVMADEVVGHMTEKVTMPEPGTIPLTPRRTPRVPPDKYLPYEPDADLVPQMAIAGHGYGMHITGLTHDRKGYPVISEEAQGELVLRLVEKIRKNRDKIIEYREEMCEDADVIVCSYGISARTSLLPIEKAREEGIKVGLLKLIVVWPFPDERIDELAGRVKGFVVPEINFGQISLEVERCAHGKAKVILVPHAGGGIHDPDKVLDAIRRAAA; encoded by the coding sequence TTGGAAAGTGAAGCCGGTGTTCTCACGGGAGAACATTTTCTTGGCGGCAACGAAGCTTGCGCCGAGGGCGCAATAGCGGCGGGATGCCGCTTTTTTGCTGGCTATCCCATCACTCCCTCCACAGAGGTGGCAGAACACCTTGCCGAAAGACTGCCCGAAGTAGGCGGCATTTTCATACAGATGGAGGACGAAATTGCCTCCATGAACGCGATCCTCGGAGCGTCCTGGGGAGGAATGAAGACGATGACTGCCACGAGTGGTCCAGGTTTCAGCCTCATGATGGAAAACCTGGGGCTGGGAGTGATGACCGAGACTCCCTGCGTTCTCGTTAACGTGCAGAGAGGGGGGCCTTCCACCGGTCTTCCAACGCTCGTGGGCCAGGGCGACATGATGCAGGCCAGATGGGGTTCGCACGGACCTTACGAAATCATAGCCTTGAGTCCCAGCTCTCCTCAGGAGTTTTACGACTTCACCATCAAGGCATTCAATCTCTCCGAGCAGTGGAGAGTGCCGGTGCTAGTGATGGCAGACGAGGTCGTCGGTCACATGACCGAGAAGGTCACGATGCCTGAGCCAGGCACGATCCCGCTCACTCCCAGAAGGACCCCGAGAGTTCCTCCGGACAAGTATCTTCCCTACGAACCGGACGCGGATCTTGTTCCGCAGATGGCGATTGCCGGGCATGGTTATGGAATGCACATCACCGGTCTCACTCACGACAGAAAAGGATACCCGGTCATAAGCGAGGAGGCTCAGGGTGAACTCGTCCTGCGGTTGGTCGAGAAGATCAGAAAGAACAGAGACAAGATAATCGAGTACCGGGAGGAGATGTGTGAAGACGCCGACGTTATAGTCTGTTCGTACGGCATCTCCGCAAGAACTTCTCTATTGCCTATAGAGAAGGCACGGGAAGAGGGAATCAAGGTGGGGCTCCTCAAGCTCATTGTGGTATGGCCGTTCCCGGACGAGCGGATTGACGAATTGGCAGGACGCGTGAAGGGTTTTGTCGTGCCAGAGATCAACTTCGGCCAGATTTCTCTAGAAGTCGAACGTTGCGCGCACGGAAAAGCGAAAGTCATCCTGGTACCGCATGCCGGCGGCGGAATTCACGATCCGGACAAGGTACTGGACGCCATCAGGAGGGCTGCGGCATGA
- a CDS encoding hydrogenase iron-sulfur subunit, translating into MAYSEVDNVSGYIGNFKVTIRKKARYVDEKQCNACGECAKVCPVAIPDEYQMGFSSRKAIYIQLPQAVPSSYVIDMKTCLGNNPIACAKCLEVCEKKCIDFDMHDEFVTVDVGAIIVAVGNDVYDPTELDEYGYRSYENVITSMEFERLICASGPTEGHFVRPSDRTTPKSIGFVQCVGSRSQKRGNPYCSNICCMNTIKDTVLLKDHYPGIDLKVFYMDIRAFGKGFEDLYMRSKAEGVQYIRGLPGDVEEDPKTGNLIVTVENTTTGKIEKHEVDMLVLSVGLLPRKDSEVVRQLLTLSKTSDGFFMESHPKLKPVDAPTRGVFLAGCAESPKDVKDSVTQASAAASRANIVLAAGKIKVEAITAHIDPDLCKYCGLCVKVCPYKAITQTDRKTKVPAKVIEAACAGCGTCGAECAFGAITMRHFQDNQIYAQIDAILEENSQNKVVVFACNWCSYAGADFAGVSRLQYPATNRLIRTMCSGRVNEDFVLYAFRKGAPIVLVSGCHFADCHYINANRQTVLRVERLWDQLEKKGIRPERLQLEWISAAEGQKFALVMREVEEMRKKVTAKEVEFTKQALAPKKKEEPKEKKEAAKTQ; encoded by the coding sequence ATGGCTTACAGCGAAGTCGATAACGTTTCCGGCTACATCGGAAACTTCAAAGTCACCATCAGGAAAAAGGCACGCTACGTAGACGAAAAGCAGTGCAACGCCTGCGGCGAATGCGCCAAGGTCTGTCCCGTCGCCATTCCCGACGAGTACCAGATGGGTTTCTCCTCGAGAAAGGCCATCTACATTCAGCTCCCACAAGCAGTCCCTTCGAGCTACGTCATAGACATGAAGACGTGCCTCGGGAACAACCCGATAGCGTGCGCCAAGTGCCTCGAGGTCTGCGAGAAAAAATGCATCGACTTCGACATGCATGACGAATTCGTGACAGTCGACGTCGGAGCCATAATCGTCGCCGTCGGAAACGACGTCTACGATCCGACCGAACTCGACGAGTACGGATACCGAAGCTACGAGAACGTGATCACGAGCATGGAGTTCGAGAGGCTCATCTGCGCCAGTGGCCCTACCGAGGGGCATTTCGTGCGCCCGAGCGACAGGACGACCCCCAAGTCCATCGGCTTCGTGCAGTGCGTGGGCTCTCGCTCGCAGAAAAGAGGAAATCCTTACTGCAGTAACATCTGTTGCATGAACACCATAAAGGACACGGTCCTCCTCAAGGATCATTACCCGGGCATCGACCTCAAGGTCTTCTACATGGACATACGCGCCTTCGGGAAGGGTTTCGAAGACCTTTACATGAGAAGCAAGGCGGAAGGCGTTCAGTACATAAGGGGACTGCCCGGAGACGTGGAGGAAGATCCGAAAACGGGTAATCTCATCGTTACAGTTGAGAACACCACCACCGGTAAGATCGAGAAGCACGAGGTCGACATGCTTGTCCTCTCCGTGGGGCTTCTGCCCAGGAAGGACAGCGAAGTCGTCCGACAGCTACTCACTCTTTCGAAGACCTCTGATGGATTTTTCATGGAATCCCATCCCAAGCTCAAGCCCGTGGACGCCCCCACGAGGGGCGTATTTCTCGCAGGCTGCGCAGAGTCCCCCAAGGATGTGAAGGACAGCGTGACTCAGGCCTCTGCTGCTGCATCCAGAGCCAACATCGTGCTTGCGGCCGGGAAAATCAAGGTCGAGGCGATAACTGCCCACATCGACCCGGATCTCTGCAAGTACTGCGGCCTGTGCGTGAAGGTATGTCCTTACAAGGCCATTACTCAGACCGACCGCAAGACCAAGGTTCCTGCCAAGGTCATAGAGGCTGCGTGCGCGGGTTGCGGGACGTGCGGGGCGGAGTGCGCGTTCGGCGCCATCACGATGCGTCACTTCCAGGACAATCAGATTTACGCGCAGATCGACGCCATCCTCGAGGAAAATTCTCAGAACAAGGTCGTGGTCTTTGCGTGTAACTGGTGCTCCTACGCCGGAGCAGACTTCGCTGGTGTCTCAAGACTTCAGTATCCCGCCACCAACCGTTTGATAAGGACGATGTGTAGCGGAAGAGTGAACGAAGACTTCGTCCTCTACGCGTTCCGAAAGGGCGCGCCAATAGTGCTAGTCTCGGGGTGTCACTTTGCCGACTGCCACTACATCAACGCCAACAGACAGACCGTCTTAAGAGTCGAGAGACTCTGGGACCAGCTCGAGAAGAAGGGCATCAGGCCCGAGAGACTGCAGCTCGAGTGGATAAGCGCCGCGGAAGGGCAGAAGTTCGCGCTCGTGATGCGCGAGGTGGAAGAAATGAGGAAGAAGGTCACGGCGAAGGAAGTAGAGTTCACAAAACAGGCGCTCGCGCCGAAGAAGAAAGAAGAGCCGAAAGAAAAGAAGGAAGCGGCCAAGACACAGTGA
- the lptG gene encoding LPS export ABC transporter permease LptG — MRILDRYLLKELLVSFLLALVFFLAIFVIVDVFEKIDTFIDHHASMASIAKFYLFGIPYIVVLILPIALLLGCLLSLGQLARRNEIIAMEVSGIDFIRIVAPAIVLSLAVSGFSLAVGEFLIPATNRARENVMRVEIKKQFGSVVTRKANVNYLGSHGRIFLIKLYDTVQKSMTEVVIQEFGSNTLLRRIDAAKAVWDGKRWVFYDGFIRTFNQGEEHASHFSTLTFPYLSEKPEDFTKGDVEPDEMNFFQLFHYVKKVRESGGRVQKYLVELHMKLAFPLTNVIVTLIGVALSTRVRRGTMAWGVGLSLLISFVYYGFLKTGQALGHSGTLPPVLAAWMGNIFFGGLAVCLLYRARR, encoded by the coding sequence GTGCGCATTTTGGACAGATATCTCCTCAAAGAGCTGTTGGTTTCGTTCTTGCTCGCACTCGTGTTCTTCCTCGCTATTTTTGTCATAGTCGATGTGTTCGAGAAGATAGATACCTTCATCGATCACCACGCCTCCATGGCTTCCATAGCCAAGTTCTACCTGTTCGGCATTCCTTACATAGTCGTGCTGATTCTGCCCATCGCTCTGCTCTTGGGGTGTTTGCTTTCGTTAGGACAACTGGCGAGACGAAACGAGATTATCGCGATGGAGGTTTCGGGAATAGATTTCATCAGGATCGTCGCACCTGCGATCGTTCTTTCTCTTGCCGTCAGCGGTTTCTCACTTGCAGTGGGGGAATTTCTCATCCCCGCGACCAACAGAGCAAGAGAAAACGTGATGAGGGTGGAGATCAAGAAGCAGTTTGGCAGCGTCGTGACCAGGAAAGCCAACGTGAACTATCTGGGCAGCCACGGCCGCATATTCCTGATCAAGCTCTACGATACTGTCCAAAAATCAATGACGGAGGTGGTCATTCAGGAGTTTGGCAGCAACACGCTGCTCCGCCGCATAGACGCCGCAAAGGCAGTCTGGGACGGCAAGCGGTGGGTCTTCTATGATGGATTCATAAGAACTTTCAATCAGGGCGAGGAGCATGCCTCCCATTTCAGCACCCTCACGTTTCCCTACCTCAGCGAAAAGCCGGAAGACTTTACCAAGGGAGACGTGGAGCCGGACGAGATGAATTTCTTCCAACTATTTCACTACGTCAAGAAGGTCAGGGAGAGCGGTGGAAGAGTCCAGAAGTATCTTGTCGAACTCCACATGAAACTCGCGTTCCCTCTGACCAACGTCATAGTCACACTCATCGGGGTGGCCCTCTCGACGAGAGTGAGACGCGGAACAATGGCCTGGGGGGTGGGCTTAAGCCTATTGATCAGCTTCGTCTACTACGGATTCCTCAAGACCGGTCAGGCTCTTGGCCACAGTGGGACTCTTCCTCCGGTGCTTGCCGCTTGGATGGGAAACATATTCTTCGGTGGTCTGGCGGTGTGTCTTCTTTACCGAGCGAGACGGTAG
- a CDS encoding 4Fe-4S binding protein codes for MKEASTAEKPKYWRIPLDLDKLKMPHGKLHLIKERCKGCSFCVEYCPRDVLELSTEFNSKGYHFPLATREEACVNCKLCEMLCPEFAIFSEAVETEVEKIGK; via the coding sequence ATGAAAGAGGCTTCAACTGCCGAAAAACCAAAGTACTGGAGAATTCCTCTTGATTTGGACAAACTCAAGATGCCGCACGGCAAGCTCCACTTGATCAAGGAAAGGTGCAAGGGTTGCAGCTTCTGCGTCGAATACTGCCCGAGGGACGTGCTGGAACTCTCCACGGAATTCAATTCAAAGGGCTACCACTTCCCGCTGGCAACGCGAGAAGAGGCGTGCGTAAACTGCAAGCTTTGCGAAATGCTCTGTCCGGAATTTGCAATTTTCAGCGAAGCAGTAGAAACGGAGGTGGAGAAAATTGGAAAGTGA
- a CDS encoding FAD-dependent oxidoreductase: MVKPETTEDLRVGVFVCECGLNIAASVDCDEVRKFAETLPDVVVAVKNKYTCADPGQQEIKRHILESKLNRVVVASCSPRMHEPTFRACVEEAGVNPYLLEMANLREHCSWVHIADRKAATEKAKDLVKIAVARARLLQPQDEKEIPVTRKALVIGGGIAGLQSALDLADAGYHVYLIEKEPSIGGIMAQLDKTYPTMDCSI, from the coding sequence ATGGTTAAGCCAGAGACCACTGAAGACCTGAGGGTCGGCGTCTTCGTTTGCGAATGCGGTCTGAACATTGCAGCCTCCGTGGACTGCGACGAAGTCCGCAAGTTCGCCGAGACCCTTCCCGACGTGGTGGTCGCAGTGAAAAACAAGTACACGTGCGCTGACCCCGGCCAGCAAGAGATCAAGCGGCACATACTCGAGAGCAAGCTCAACAGAGTGGTGGTCGCTTCTTGCTCTCCGAGGATGCACGAGCCCACTTTCAGAGCGTGCGTGGAAGAAGCGGGTGTCAACCCCTACCTTCTCGAGATGGCCAACCTGCGGGAACACTGTAGCTGGGTTCACATCGCGGACCGGAAGGCGGCGACCGAGAAGGCCAAGGACCTGGTCAAGATAGCGGTGGCGCGCGCCCGCCTGCTCCAACCACAGGACGAGAAGGAAATTCCCGTAACGAGGAAGGCGCTCGTGATCGGCGGTGGAATAGCGGGTCTTCAGTCCGCTCTCGACCTGGCCGACGCCGGATATCACGTGTATCTGATTGAGAAAGAACCGTCCATCGGAGGGATAATGGCCCAGCTTGACAAGACCTATCCCACGATGGACTGCTCCATATGA
- a CDS encoding thiamine-phosphate pyrophosphorylase, translating into MANKVEEERQKLLRAIDANSNRVSEGLRVVEEVVRFVLDDSDLTKKLKGARHFVREKAQDLGGSLCNLVAARESDADVGRGLSTTDSSERKDAAGIVAANMKRAQEGVRVLEELSASFDAGSSNKFKELRFELYSLEKNIIGRL; encoded by the coding sequence TTGGCTAACAAAGTTGAAGAAGAGCGGCAGAAGCTTCTGAGGGCGATTGATGCCAATTCCAACAGGGTGTCCGAGGGGCTGCGAGTCGTCGAGGAAGTCGTGCGGTTTGTACTGGACGATTCCGATCTCACCAAGAAGCTCAAGGGGGCTAGGCACTTCGTGAGAGAGAAGGCACAGGACCTGGGCGGGTCGCTGTGCAATCTCGTTGCAGCAAGGGAAAGCGACGCGGACGTCGGGAGGGGACTCAGCACGACCGACTCTTCCGAGAGAAAAGATGCGGCGGGCATAGTGGCGGCAAACATGAAGAGGGCGCAAGAGGGCGTCAGAGTTCTTGAAGAGCTTTCGGCCTCGTTTGACGCCGGGAGCTCGAACAAGTTCAAAGAGCTGAGGTTCGAGTTATACTCGCTGGAAAAGAACATCATCGGAAGGCTGTAG
- a CDS encoding LptF/LptG family permease, which yields MTILQKYILKEHLFPFLMGLCVVTFLLTMDLLFDYLDLLIGKGIPAFIVLQLFVYGLGWMIALSIPCAVLVASLMTFGRLSQDNEIRAMRANGVNPFSIMFPPLVTAGIISLLLSLFMNFVLPESNHAFANLLMDISRKRPAAQIREGVFIDDFEGYSMLINKLDDRTGKMSSVTIYDFHTGSVPTTIFAKKGTLTFAEDKNTLTLYLQDGEIHEIPDVNEPRKYRRLVFKTHVINITNAYSQLERSNRQVRGEREMNVSALRERIRQLSTQEAAVMRSLTPQLKAEGYGSYQDFLKKTGRTLTLKGLAKKAGGLLLFWKRSDDAAGLASREGQLNVSRSVQYTLLELEAIRNQINSFRVEIHKKFSIPFACVVFVLVGGPLGMRARKSGLAIGFASLGFFVFYYVFLLGGEQLADRRLLPPGIAVWMPNIVLGIVGLALTLDACEIVSLSSLRMLGRRRPKAVSPI from the coding sequence ATGACGATCCTACAGAAATACATCCTTAAAGAGCACCTCTTCCCGTTCCTCATGGGTCTGTGCGTAGTCACGTTCCTTCTCACAATGGATCTTCTCTTCGACTACCTGGACCTCTTGATCGGCAAGGGGATTCCGGCGTTCATCGTGCTTCAGCTCTTCGTCTACGGCCTCGGGTGGATGATAGCGCTATCCATCCCATGCGCGGTCCTGGTTGCGTCTCTCATGACTTTCGGCCGCCTTTCGCAGGACAACGAGATAAGGGCCATGAGAGCCAACGGAGTCAACCCTTTCTCGATCATGTTCCCGCCGCTTGTCACCGCGGGGATCATCAGTCTTCTTCTCTCTCTCTTCATGAATTTCGTTCTGCCGGAGTCTAATCACGCGTTTGCCAATCTTCTGATGGACATCAGCAGGAAACGTCCGGCCGCCCAGATAAGAGAAGGGGTCTTCATCGACGACTTCGAAGGCTACAGCATGCTCATAAACAAGCTTGACGACAGAACGGGAAAGATGTCCAGCGTGACGATATATGATTTTCATACCGGAAGCGTCCCCACGACCATATTCGCCAAGAAGGGGACTCTCACCTTCGCTGAGGACAAGAATACGTTGACGCTTTACCTCCAGGACGGAGAGATCCACGAGATCCCCGACGTCAACGAGCCCCGCAAGTATCGAAGGCTCGTGTTCAAGACTCACGTTATCAATATCACAAATGCATATTCACAACTGGAGCGTTCCAACCGGCAGGTGAGAGGCGAAAGGGAAATGAACGTCTCTGCCTTGAGGGAGAGAATTCGTCAGCTCTCAACACAAGAAGCGGCCGTGATGAGGAGCCTTACGCCGCAGCTCAAGGCGGAAGGTTACGGTTCGTATCAAGACTTCCTGAAAAAGACTGGGCGAACCCTCACTTTGAAGGGTCTCGCGAAAAAGGCGGGCGGCCTTCTCCTCTTCTGGAAGCGTTCTGACGACGCCGCGGGACTCGCGTCCAGGGAGGGACAGCTCAACGTATCGAGGTCCGTTCAGTACACTCTCCTTGAATTGGAGGCGATACGGAACCAGATCAACTCGTTCAGAGTCGAGATTCACAAGAAGTTCTCGATTCCCTTTGCGTGTGTGGTATTCGTCCTTGTCGGCGGCCCACTGGGTATGAGGGCGCGGAAGAGCGGCCTCGCGATAGGGTTTGCCAGCCTGGGGTTCTTCGTGTTCTACTATGTCTTTCTTCTGGGAGGAGAACAGCTCGCCGACAGAAGGCTTCTCCCCCCGGGCATTGCCGTCTGGATGCCCAACATCGTTCTGGGAATCGTGGGACTGGCCTTGACCCTGGACGCATGCGAGATCGTCAGTCTATCTTCGCTGAGAATGCTGGGAAGGCGTCGACCGAAAGCAGTGAGTCCCATATAG